CATAATGTTTATTTGTTAATATAGAATAAAAAGGatagaataataaaaaatcaatGTATCTGATTTCTGAATTGATGCACACCTCATCTTGGAAGATGCTCAGCATCTTCTAGAGACATAAGAAGACCTCTAATAGGTACTTTAGTGGATTATTCCACAATCAAAGACTGCAAGAATGATACTCCTGACTGAAACTGAATAATTTTCACAATAAGCATACAAATGTATATTGTTGAAACTGGGACATCTATTTCTTGATTGCTTCATTATGAGATGTTTATTCATCATCTGAATCTTTCTCATCAAATTGCAGAATAGCACAACCTAGGAAAATTGAGTTGTTAGATTACAAGATCTTGTAAAAGTTTTTGGTTAGAATAGAGTCATGTAAAAGGTAAGTTCTAACCAAGATGAAGACCATTTACAAAAATAGCAGCATGCAACCATCACCACAGTGTAAAAGTGTGATGAACTATTTCAAGGTAATATGAAGGCTTACAGACAGAAATATTGGTTAAAAGCTGTAAATAATTCTCCACTGCCCCATGGAACAATCAATACTTCTGTCTATTTCACCCTTTTTAAATCCAGAAATAAAGTCTTGACAGGAACACATATCTTACCACAAAGATTTGCGTTTTTATCAAGTCCTGACATGCCCAATCTTGATTCTGTCAAGTTCAGTTGAGGTTTTGTCTTGTAGATTCCTTCTCAATACATCATCAGTTATCTAGTACATATTTAAAATTTAACCTGCTGATTCTTCAGAGCTCTATCCTTAGTCCTTACTTGGGACATTCCAGATTTACCATCTTAATACCTTTTTATCTGATCCATTGTACATATTTCCACAAGATCATTACTTTCACTCATATTGACTGATCTCATGAAATGATGAAACTACAAAAACAAACTCGTTGTACCAATTATCTTCCATCAAATAAAATGATATATCTTATGGAATATTATGTATCTTATGGAATATTATGTGCTAATAATGCATTAAAAATCTATATGGATGCTTCACAATTCAATTATAAGGTatataaagaagaagaaggagaaaaagaagaatttacCTTGAGCTCTGGAGATGCAGGATGCCACTCTGGTGGACCATTCTCTGTCAGAAGGCCCATTGCAAGTGGAGAGGCAGTAATCACCCCAACTCCCTTGCTCTTCAAATAGGGGAGCAAATCTACAAGGGTTGAATCATTGATGCTGTAATGGCAATACGAAAGAATCACATCCACGGAACCAGGTGGTACCCTATCGAGCACATACGTGAAAACCCCCAGAGGGAGACCCGTTATTCCAATAAATCGAATCTTCCCTGCCTCTTTTAGTTTTTGTAGCGCAGGAATGGTCTCATTCACAATCTGtaggaagagaaggaaaaaaaaaaaaaccaaacaaACCATTCATGAATTCATCATAAAGCATCCAAAGACTTCATAAAGCAAACAACTTTATGTTCTTCCAAGAATATTCACAGGTTCCGCGATAAATTACTGAAGTAAAGTTGCGCCCTTTTGCTAAAAAAGTCAACAGAAATCGACAAAAGGGACCTGATCGAGGGAGCCGAACTCGATATCGTGGCAATTGAGGATGTCAACGTAGCCCATCTTCAATCTCGCGAGGCTCTCATCGATGCTCCTCGTCACCCTCTCGGCGCTGAAATCAAATCCATCAATGTAGCGGCCGCACTTGGTGGAGACGACGATATCGTCCCGGCGCACCCCAAGCTCCTTCAGGCAGTTCCCCAGCACCGTCTCCGAGACAGTCCCCCCGTAATACCTACCAAAAGAGATCGAAGATGAGGACAAGGCGCGACCTTTCAGGTAAAAAACAGGGAAAGGCAGTAGCTTTGCAGGGTTTTAGAGGAGAAGCAGAGGAAGGAGGGACGGACGGGGAGGTGTCGAAGAAGTTGATGCCGAGGCGGAGGGCCTCGCGGACAGCGGCGAGGGCGTTGCCGTGGGAGACGGGGCCGAAGACGTCACCGAGAGGGGAGGCGCCGAAGCCGATGTAGCTGACCTTGAGTCCGGTGTTACCGAGCTCTCTCCGTTCCAATGTCGCTGCCATGGCCAATGGACTCCTTAGGGTTTAGGCCGGAACGAGGTGGCGAGGAGAGAACGAGGAGCTTGCGATGGGCTTCTATTATCGTCTCGCGTCGCGAGCCGTGGAACCGTGGTGGGGCCCGGAGAAGGAAGAGATCGGTGAGATGGAGGCATGAAGCGAGCCGAGGCGTGGCGAGATAACGTCTCCGCCACGCCGTAGATCCCCGTCCGCCGgggacttcttttttttttaataaaaaattaaaaacagtGATACCTATCAACAGGGTGTGCGCAGTCAGACTTGGtttgatttgaaaatatttttaaactaaatcaataaattataatttattaattttacaaatcaattcaaattattttattattcaaaTAAGAAAAGATTTGATGGTTAGATTACggtttgatatgatttcattaaCAATTTGATATTTTACGGTacgaaagataaatttttttaaaaaatattttaattaaataaatattaaaattatcatgataatttttagatcaatatataattttaatttttaaaaatattaaaataaaaattacagcTGTAGttaatcaaaaattagattttattttaaaatttatgtattaatgtatacacatatatgatttatgatttgatctgatgtaatatttttgtaaAATTAAATTGATAGTTAgatcattttatataaaaattataaataaaataaattattttaatttttaaaacagttcatattgataaaaataatttgatctgattcaatTTAATGATTTGAACCATTTAACAAACATCCTGACTATCAAATAGCTGCTTAATTTAATGAATACACGTATTATCCGATTTCATCCaattcaaatggatttgagctaaatttggatttaatttttttaatccaaatcaaatatgaattgagtttgaGTTGGGATTATCTTGAATCCGATCCAACCTTACTTGCAACTCTATAtagttcaaatattttaaataattgataCCATAGATTTTTGTTTATACTGCATAAAAACCTATCAAAGAGAATAAACAGAAACTAATTATCGCGAGATTAGCTATTGGATGGTGTTACATAGGATATTAAGTTTTTCTTTCTTAATAGATTTAGTTAAGGTTGGTATCCTTAGATTTATTTTATCATCGTTGCTAATCCTCATGATCTTGGCTCCAAAATTGGCTCTGAGTCTACTAGAATTGAGTCAACCAGTATGGGCTCTTTGTAACCCCAAAaagacaagagagagagagagggctgtCAAATTTATTTGAGACATGGCTTTGTCCACAAACAATTACACTAAATTAGGTCTAATAATCCATTCTGTGACATCATTTATCTTGCGGAGAAATAAGTAACTGTCGTCGATGCCACACATGCCCCATACTAAAAAGTATGTTATACTTGTATTGCGGTTGGTACAAAGAAAGATTGGACGATCCTTAAAAAAGTCATGATATTAGCATAAGCAATAagttagaatattaaaaaaatggATTTTGAACCTGGACAAGCAACCATCTGAAAGCTAATGAAACTATTTACATAAACATTTTACTATGGTCatcataaaattttcttaattgaTCCAAGCGACATGCATACAAAGAATCTTGGGCAAGAATGGATATTGAAATTATAGTTTCAATGCTATATTGATGATTAACAATTTTGTGCTATATCATAACGAGCAAGATGTGGGCCAATAAGAAAGGATGCATGAATACATGCGACAGAGGATGCATCTTATGTCAACAAATATTCTGTACCAACTTTGCATGAATACATAGCTAAAAGTTGTTGAGTATTTAGAAAGCTCCACTCTCATCCTAAATGCTAAACTCTTGCTTGAATGCCAATGTCATATGGCTACATTTAGAGGAAAAAACTTTTCTAAACAAACTTGCTTCTCTACAGAACTAACTTCTCTTAGATTATCTACTGGTTTTCTATGTTTAcacaaaaaatttaatgcatgcatAAATAGGTGTCAGTGTATTTCGGCAAACATGTGTGGGATAAAATATGGGGATAATTGGTTACGGTAAATAATAATTGTGAGTATGGATAGGAATATGTATGTGTGAGGAATTAATTGGTGCATGTGGTGCGTAGGTGGGTTTTATGTTTTCGAGATTAATTAGGGCAGCTATGAATTGAGTCAGCAAAGCCTAGAGTTTTACGGAGATGGAATGGTGGTATATTTTGATAAGTAGGCAAGTTGGATGTATGGGGAATTAGGTCAAGGCTTGAGGATGTTAggttagggtttggagatgtAGAGTGGAATTAGTTGGAGGCCAGCCTtaagaaagaaaatagaaaatcCATCAAGGGATTTAAAATAAACaaacaacaaaaataaattaaccaTGAAATTTAATGATAaactataaatttattataaaattaaatcagcaagcatgctggattttttatttttaaatatcaataTAGCAAGATGAACTATTGTCAACTTCATGTGGGTGGATCAGGAGTTAGGAATAGATAACCCTTAGCTTGATTTGAAAGAAAGCAACCAGTACAAAACCAAAGTCCCTTGGCTAGGTTGCCAGCAACCAGTTGAAATAGACAGAAGAGCATTTCAAAATGCACATTTTGAAAAAGGGAAGTGCAACTACAAATAAGAATCCTAGGATTTCCTTGTCCATCGGAGGCAAATCGCCAATGGATGGGGCATCTAGCTTAAGCTTGGCAGGGGCTTCCTTGTCGAGCTTATCCTTTGGCCCTGTGGGCTTCGAAAGGATGATTTGGTGGCTTTTGCTCGGGGTCTTCTTCTCCACAAAGACGGTGGTCAAGGGAGATGCAGCGGCCATGGTCATAGGTGGTACAAGATTTTAGAGGTTCCGGTGGGAGACCTCTCAGACAATAGAAGAGCAAGTTGCTTTGTTGGAATGGAGATTTTCGGAGGTTGTTGCCATTTCACTGAGAAGATCAAGTCTACAATGGATCATTACTACCATAATTTGATCGGTAAGTTTTTTTGACATGGGTTGCCTTTAGATTTTGTAAAAAGAGAGATAAGAATTTGCTGGAACGTTGGGAGTCAGTTTCAAGTCTCAGCTTTTTTAGAGGGATTGACGTCGTTTCACTGTCAATCTGAGAAAATTaaacccaaatttttttgaaaaagggcCATGGTCTTTGCTAGATAGTTCAAAATGAATTTAAACCTGATAAAGATGCAATGACAGATATTCATTTTCGATTACAAAGATTCAGATCTCAGCAGGATATCTTGTGGGATATTGGGATGAGGTACCATCCCATGTATCGGGATAGGATCGTCCAGCTAGCGTCCCGGCATCTTGATCGAGACGTCTTAAGATATTCTCTAACCTAAGTTCGAGATGGGCAGACGGCGGTGCATCCATTCTATAAAAAAATCGAGACAGCTCCATCCCATGGATTTAAAATTTACTATATTAGATTACCATATCTTCCTCTTGAGTCTAGaatcaagataaaatttttaaaattatattctaggctagaaaactttaattttagatgAATGGATCCATCTTCCTCTAGGATGGGATATGCTAGAGTGTGTATTTCGATGGATCCTAATAAGACTGTCTGTTCAGGAGTTAGGCTATGGGTGCAAGATGATTTTTTATGGCAACAATTTATCTATGAGGAGTTATCTGAGATTTGTTATGCCTATGGTTGCATCGTTATTATCTTCAAGACTTGTGGATGCTTGGATACTGGGTTATCTGATACTTCGTTGCTATGTGGCCCTTAGATCTGAGTAGCAAGCATTCTAGTATCCTCGACAGTTGGTTAGGAGGCATCTAAACTTGCTTCTGATAGAAGATAGTCGGTTTTTGGATGGTCCACTCCTAAAAGCCTGGCAAACGTTTTTTTTTCGAGGGACCAGCAAAGAGTTTCAAATACTATTAATATTGGTGTTGGTAAATCCAAGTTTTCCCTATTCGATAATGGGTCTCATGATGATTAACAAGTAGTTCAACTAATAAAAATTATAGAGATGTTGGTGTTTCAAACTCAGGATCCTCATGGTACTTTTGATGCCAAAGGTACAAGGAAGCGATCACCAAGTAAAAATCATCATTCCTTTCTGGATGCTGCCACTCCTCCACATGCTAAAGTAATAGTTGAAGGTGATCTTCAATTGCCTATTCATCACTAACATCCAACTGATTCTATGGTGCAACCTAAGGGTGCTGTTCTCAAGGTTTGGAAACAAGTGCTTTCAGAAACCCAACAGGTGTCTCTTAAATCTAAAAGTACCAATGAAGTTTCCACAGTAGAGCGGCAACTTGATACAATTGATAAGGGGGCACAACTGAATTCATAGATGCAACAACGTACATTTAATCTTTCTTATGAGACTATGGTTATTCAATTGCAAACTAACTGATTGGTTGCAAAGTGCAGTTGAGTCCACGGATAACCCTTTGGCTATACATGTTGAATCATCGTCAAGTTCTAATACTATGGGTCCGAGTCGGGTCTCGATCCATAATCCTCTTACGTCTCCATGAAAATTTTAGCTTGAAATTATCGGAGGATTGCAAAGTCCACCTTTGTTAGTTATCCTAAGACCTTTATGAGAACACACAACCTGGATGTTCTTTGTTTTCTTGAAACTAGACTTGATGTTACAATCCTTTACTATGTACGTAAGGTGTTTGCTCCTAGATGAAACATATATATGATTCCATCAGTTGGCTTGTCTAATGGTATTTTAATAGTTTGGAAAAAGAATCTTGGGGATATATAGTTTATACAGGTGAATAGCATATTGCTTTTGGTGTCATTTCCTCTCCAAACGATCCTACCTGGATATTAAATGTTGTTTATACAAGCAATTTTGCTGCTTTGCATCACCAAATTTGGTCTCAGGTTGCTGATGTCTTATCCCTCAATTGTCCCTTCCTTCTTCTTGCTGACTTTAACTTTCTTCTTAA
This genomic window from Elaeis guineensis isolate ETL-2024a chromosome 13, EG11, whole genome shotgun sequence contains:
- the LOC105055920 gene encoding L-galactose dehydrogenase, whose product is MAATLERRELGNTGLKVSYIGFGASPLGDVFGPVSHGNALAAVREALRLGINFFDTSPYYGGTVSETVLGNCLKELGVRRDDIVVSTKCGRYIDGFDFSAERVTRSIDESLARLKMGYVDILNCHDIEFGSLDQIVNETIPALQKLKEAGKIRFIGITGLPLGVFTYVLDRVPPGSVDVILSYCHYSINDSTLVDLLPYLKSKGVGVITASPLAMGLLTENGPPEWHPASPELKSACRAAAAHCKEKGKNISKVALQYSLTNKEISTVLIGMNSSRQVEENVAAALELSHEGMDEDLLQEVSAVLEPVKNQTWPSGVQQT